One genomic window of Hymenobacter sp. J193 includes the following:
- a CDS encoding phosphosulfolactate synthase: MNYNLTQLPERTEKPREQGFTMVMDKGSSVREVEDFLEVGAAYTDIVKLGWATSYVAPNLERKLAVYREAGIPVYFGGTLFEAFIIRNQFEDYRRLLDKMGMEYAEVSDGSLDLNHDRKLDFIRILSQDVKVLSEVGSKDAEKIIPPYKWISQMKTELEAGAVKVIGEAREAGNVGLFRSTGEVRSGLVEEILTQIPFEKIIWEAPQKAQQVWFIKLLGPNVNLGNIAPNEIISLETIRLGLRGDTFLDFLDLENVDDMFKPEPKVQGKPGTSMPRG; encoded by the coding sequence ATGAATTACAACCTGACCCAGCTGCCGGAACGCACCGAAAAACCCCGCGAACAAGGCTTTACCATGGTGATGGACAAAGGCTCCAGCGTGCGGGAAGTGGAAGACTTTCTGGAAGTAGGGGCGGCATACACCGACATTGTGAAACTGGGCTGGGCCACGTCCTACGTAGCGCCCAACCTGGAGCGTAAGCTGGCCGTCTACCGCGAGGCCGGCATTCCGGTGTATTTCGGAGGTACGCTGTTCGAGGCCTTTATCATCCGCAACCAGTTCGAGGACTACCGCCGCCTGCTCGACAAAATGGGCATGGAATACGCGGAGGTGTCGGACGGCTCCCTGGACCTGAACCACGACAGGAAGCTGGATTTCATTCGCATCCTGTCGCAGGATGTGAAGGTGCTGAGCGAGGTAGGCTCCAAGGATGCGGAAAAGATTATTCCGCCCTACAAGTGGATTTCGCAGATGAAAACGGAACTGGAAGCCGGCGCTGTAAAGGTAATCGGCGAAGCCCGGGAAGCCGGCAATGTGGGCTTGTTTCGTAGCACCGGCGAAGTACGCTCAGGTCTGGTAGAGGAAATTCTCACTCAGATTCCTTTCGAAAAAATCATCTGGGAAGCGCCCCAGAAAGCCCAGCAGGTGTGGTTTATCAAGCTGCTCGGGCCCAATGTGAACCTGGGCAACATCGCGCCCAACGAAATCATCAGCCTCGAAACCATCCGGCTGGGGTTGCGCGGCGACACTTTCCTGGATTTCCTGGATCTGGAGAACGTGGACGACATGTTCAAGCCCGAGCCTAAGGTGCAGGGCAAGCCCGGCACTTCCATGCCGCGCGGCTAG
- a CDS encoding TonB-dependent receptor domain-containing protein, whose amino-acid sequence MKQWLHLLLPALLAASPTLAQTTPAAPTQTATKGTGRLSGRVLDAATQKPVEYATVVLLPATGTAALASTTGDEQGRFELKNLPAGSFRLQLSFVGYTTRIENVTVTGQLTDLGALTLATSTQKLGEVTVTGERPVIESKPDRLVYNADQDATNAGGTASDILRKTPMVNVDGDGNVQLRGTSNVRILINNKPSAMLSGNLAEALKQIPADQIKAIEVVTSPSAKYDAEGSGGVINIVLKKNSLEGTNGSVGATAGNRNQSLNGSLNAKRGKFGVNTKLTGFRNLYPYRSSTTRTDFVPGTAGGERQVLGQLEQRSVSENTGKGGYGQVEFTYDPSPLHSFTLSGNGNQYQSSSPQELFNEYRQTTPSAPGQFSLDTLYSRDIVQQFQFRNYDLNASYTRTFGEAQPRREWSVLAQHTQNRNTQEYSLDQYHAADVQKGPLEYQERSNNLARNTETTLQTDYTHPFSPTSTLEAGAKTIRRTVSSDYSLDTLLTNVHPDFVRSVRRSNAFDYNQNVLAAYATYGFTLDSVYNFSLGARLERTDIQGEFQGENGRFSNDYLNVLPNLSVTRTLGKPGQTLRLSYSRRIQRPQIYYLNPYVNQSTPSSISYGNPNLSPEITDSYELSYGTFGEKTSLNVSTYTRRTGNSIEEFNRYNEALARTETTFGNLATNTTFGLGLYGSWKPVKGWDISSNINTDYTRIYSAALSRTSSRLNGSMNLNTSLKLGKVYSLQGFGGGWTGGVQLQSRYAGGIWYGLGVKRTLLKEKADLTFNASNFLQNGRAFRNTTETDQFRSTGTWFQYNRGVRLSFNYRFGKLDSGSQRQRRTIQNDDSKQGGSKGGQ is encoded by the coding sequence ATGAAGCAGTGGTTACACCTGCTGCTGCCGGCTTTGCTGGCAGCCTCTCCTACCCTGGCCCAGACTACCCCGGCCGCTCCCACGCAAACTGCTACCAAAGGCACCGGCCGCCTTTCCGGTCGGGTGCTGGATGCGGCCACCCAGAAGCCGGTGGAATACGCCACCGTGGTGTTGCTGCCCGCGACGGGCACGGCGGCCCTGGCCTCTACTACCGGCGACGAGCAGGGCCGGTTTGAACTGAAGAACCTGCCGGCCGGCTCTTTTCGGCTGCAGCTTAGCTTTGTGGGCTACACCACGCGCATCGAAAATGTAACGGTGACGGGGCAATTGACGGACCTGGGCGCCCTCACCCTGGCCACCAGCACGCAGAAGCTGGGCGAAGTAACCGTGACCGGAGAGCGGCCCGTTATCGAAAGCAAGCCCGACCGCCTCGTGTACAACGCCGATCAGGATGCCACCAACGCCGGCGGCACGGCCTCGGATATTCTGCGCAAAACCCCCATGGTGAACGTGGACGGGGACGGCAACGTGCAGCTGCGCGGCACCTCCAACGTGCGTATTCTCATCAACAATAAGCCTTCGGCCATGCTCTCGGGCAATCTGGCGGAGGCGCTGAAGCAGATTCCGGCCGACCAGATCAAGGCTATTGAAGTGGTGACTTCGCCCTCGGCCAAGTACGATGCCGAAGGCTCGGGCGGGGTCATCAACATCGTGCTGAAAAAGAACTCCCTCGAAGGCACCAACGGCAGCGTGGGGGCTACGGCCGGCAACCGCAACCAAAGTTTGAATGGCTCCCTCAACGCCAAGCGGGGCAAGTTTGGCGTTAATACCAAGCTGACGGGCTTCCGCAACCTCTACCCCTACCGCTCCAGCACTACCCGCACCGACTTTGTGCCCGGTACCGCCGGCGGTGAACGTCAGGTGCTGGGCCAGCTGGAGCAGCGGAGCGTGTCGGAGAATACGGGCAAGGGCGGCTACGGGCAGGTGGAGTTCACCTACGACCCTTCGCCCCTACACAGCTTCACACTCAGCGGCAACGGCAACCAGTACCAGAGCAGCTCGCCCCAAGAGTTGTTCAACGAATATCGGCAAACCACGCCGTCGGCTCCCGGCCAGTTCTCGCTCGATACGCTGTACTCCCGCGACATCGTGCAGCAGTTTCAGTTCCGCAACTACGACCTGAACGCGAGCTATACGCGCACCTTCGGCGAAGCCCAGCCCCGCCGTGAGTGGAGCGTGCTGGCCCAGCACACCCAGAACCGCAACACCCAGGAGTACAGTCTCGATCAGTACCACGCCGCCGATGTGCAAAAGGGGCCGCTGGAATACCAGGAGCGCAGCAACAACCTGGCCCGCAACACTGAAACCACCCTCCAAACCGACTACACTCACCCGTTCAGCCCGACCAGCACCCTGGAGGCTGGGGCCAAAACCATCCGCCGCACCGTCAGCAGCGACTACAGCCTCGATACGCTGCTCACAAACGTGCACCCCGACTTCGTGCGCAGTGTGCGCCGCTCCAATGCCTTCGACTACAACCAGAACGTGCTGGCGGCCTACGCCACCTATGGCTTCACGCTCGACTCGGTGTACAACTTCAGTTTGGGCGCCCGCCTGGAGCGCACCGATATTCAGGGTGAGTTTCAGGGAGAAAACGGCCGGTTTTCTAATGACTACCTGAACGTGCTGCCCAACCTGAGCGTGACGCGCACCCTCGGCAAGCCTGGCCAGACGCTGCGCCTGAGCTACTCCCGCCGCATTCAGCGCCCGCAGATTTACTACCTGAACCCCTACGTGAACCAGAGCACGCCCAGCAGCATCAGCTACGGCAACCCCAACCTCTCGCCCGAAATCACAGACTCCTATGAGCTGAGCTACGGCACCTTCGGGGAGAAAACGTCTTTAAACGTGTCGACTTACACGCGGCGCACAGGCAACTCCATTGAGGAGTTCAACCGCTACAACGAGGCGCTGGCCCGCACCGAAACCACCTTCGGCAACCTGGCTACTAACACTACTTTTGGCCTGGGCCTGTACGGCTCCTGGAAGCCCGTTAAGGGCTGGGACATCAGCAGCAACATCAACACCGATTACACCCGCATCTACAGTGCCGCCCTCAGCCGCACGAGCAGCCGCCTGAACGGCTCCATGAACCTGAATACGTCCCTGAAGTTGGGCAAAGTGTATTCCCTGCAGGGCTTCGGCGGCGGCTGGACCGGCGGCGTGCAGCTCCAGTCGCGCTACGCGGGCGGCATATGGTACGGCCTGGGCGTCAAGCGCACTTTGCTCAAGGAAAAAGCCGACCTCACCTTCAATGCCAGCAATTTCCTGCAGAATGGGCGGGCCTTCCGCAATACCACCGAAACCGACCAGTTCCGCAGCACCGGCACCTGGTTTCAGTACAACCGCGGCGTGCGTCTGTCCTTCAACTACCGCTTTGGCAAGCTGGATAGCGGCTCCCAGCGCCAGCGCCGCACCATCCAGAACGACGACTCCAAGCAAGGCGGCAGCAAAGGCGGCCAGTAG
- a CDS encoding tyrosine-protein phosphatase has product MASWLRSIFSKGAPAPAASLGELLTDMHSHLLPGLDDGAETVEHSVALLREMRELGYRKLIMTPHVMGDFYRNTPEGIRGALKQLQEAATAAGITDVTLECAAEYYLDEWFPRRLENGEEMLSFGGEKKYLLIETSYINEPFNLPQIVFDLQAAGYQPVLAHPERYTYLYSKFDELPRLREMGVMLQVNLNSLCGYYSAGAKHVAEKLIDAGLVDMLGTDAHHLKHVDTLRHKVLPTGYLAKALALPLLNRNL; this is encoded by the coding sequence ATGGCATCATGGCTTCGCAGTATTTTCAGTAAGGGTGCTCCGGCCCCGGCCGCGTCGCTGGGGGAGCTGCTGACGGATATGCACTCCCACCTGCTGCCGGGCCTTGATGACGGTGCCGAAACCGTGGAGCACTCAGTGGCATTGCTACGGGAGATGCGCGAGCTGGGCTACCGCAAGCTCATTATGACTCCCCACGTGATGGGCGACTTCTACCGCAACACGCCGGAAGGCATCCGGGGGGCGCTAAAGCAATTGCAGGAAGCGGCTACGGCAGCAGGCATTACCGATGTGACCCTGGAATGCGCCGCCGAGTATTACCTGGACGAGTGGTTTCCGCGTCGCCTCGAAAACGGGGAGGAGATGCTGAGCTTTGGAGGGGAGAAGAAGTACCTGCTGATAGAAACCTCCTACATCAACGAGCCTTTCAACCTGCCGCAGATTGTCTTCGACTTGCAGGCGGCGGGTTACCAGCCGGTGCTGGCCCACCCCGAGCGGTACACCTACCTCTACAGCAAGTTTGATGAGCTACCCCGCCTGCGCGAAATGGGCGTGATGCTGCAGGTGAACCTGAACTCTTTGTGCGGCTACTACTCGGCTGGCGCCAAGCACGTAGCCGAAAAGCTCATAGATGCCGGACTGGTGGATATGCTGGGTACCGATGCGCATCACCTCAAGCACGTGGATACGCTCCGCCACAAAGTGCTGCCCACCGGCTATCTGGCCAAAGCCTTGGCCCTGCCCTTGCTGAATCGAAATCTGTAA
- a CDS encoding DedA family protein has translation MDFLKQILDFILHLDKHLAEIIQQYGAWTYAILFLIIFVETGVVILPFLPGDSLLFAAGSLAALPGSPLNVWMMMGLLIVAAVLGDTLNYHIGDYLGPRVFRENSRFLKREHLERTQGFYEKHGAKTIILARFIPIIRTFAPFVAGVGTMSYSKFLSYNIIGAVLWVTLLTGAGYFFGQIPVVQKNFSLVVLAIIVLSVLPAVWEFAKARTTKRPLEDR, from the coding sequence ATGGATTTTCTGAAACAGATTCTTGACTTTATTCTGCATCTCGACAAGCACCTGGCCGAGATAATCCAGCAGTACGGGGCGTGGACCTACGCTATTCTCTTCCTGATTATTTTTGTGGAAACCGGGGTGGTTATTCTGCCTTTCCTGCCCGGCGACTCGCTGCTGTTCGCGGCTGGCTCGCTGGCGGCCCTGCCCGGCTCCCCGCTCAACGTGTGGATGATGATGGGTTTGCTGATTGTGGCCGCCGTGCTGGGCGACACGCTCAACTACCACATCGGCGACTACCTGGGGCCGCGCGTGTTTCGCGAGAACTCCCGGTTTCTAAAGCGGGAGCACCTGGAGCGCACCCAGGGCTTCTACGAAAAGCACGGAGCCAAAACCATCATTCTGGCCCGCTTTATTCCCATTATCCGCACGTTTGCGCCCTTTGTGGCAGGCGTGGGGACCATGAGCTACAGCAAGTTTCTTTCGTACAACATTATAGGCGCCGTGCTGTGGGTGACACTGCTGACGGGTGCGGGCTATTTCTTCGGGCAGATTCCGGTGGTGCAGAAGAACTTCTCGCTGGTGGTACTGGCCATTATCGTGCTGTCGGTGCTGCCAGCCGTGTGGGAGTTTGCCAAAGCGCGAACTACCAAGCGGCCCCTCGAGGATAGATAG
- a CDS encoding spermidine synthase: MKKLLSYLFPFTRRVPSAVSGELEVTLYQGRKVLDSRTANYSYGALQRVLRFGLQQIPLEAVRHVLLLGLGGGSVIQTLRQELHYRHPITAVELDPAVIQLAAEEFGITAGPELRIVQADAFAWVQQAPERFGLIIVDISIDSQIPPEVFGLPFWQALHRLLEPGGSVLLNAIEAPGHAALTATLHQHAAQLGLELRVFQRVEKLNQLVVARKP, from the coding sequence ATGAAAAAGCTTCTGAGCTACCTGTTTCCATTTACGCGCCGTGTGCCCTCGGCCGTGAGCGGGGAGCTGGAAGTCACGCTCTACCAGGGGCGCAAGGTGCTCGATTCGCGCACGGCCAACTACTCCTACGGGGCCCTACAGCGAGTACTGCGGTTTGGTCTGCAGCAGATTCCGCTGGAAGCCGTGCGGCATGTGCTGCTGCTGGGGCTGGGCGGCGGCTCGGTGATACAGACGCTGCGCCAGGAGCTGCACTACCGCCACCCCATCACGGCCGTGGAGCTGGACCCGGCCGTAATTCAGCTGGCCGCCGAGGAGTTTGGCATTACGGCCGGGCCGGAGCTGCGTATTGTGCAGGCCGATGCCTTTGCCTGGGTACAGCAGGCCCCGGAGAGGTTTGGCCTCATCATCGTGGATATTTCGATTGACAGCCAGATACCGCCGGAGGTGTTTGGCTTGCCGTTCTGGCAGGCGCTGCACCGGCTGCTGGAGCCTGGCGGCTCGGTGCTGCTCAATGCCATTGAAGCGCCCGGCCACGCGGCCCTCACGGCAACCCTGCACCAGCACGCCGCGCAGCTGGGACTGGAGTTGCGCGTGTTTCAGCGGGTAGAAAAGCTCAACCAGTTGGTAGTGGCCCGCAAGCCGTAG
- a CDS encoding sorbosone dehydrogenase family protein produces the protein MSNHLFSLRAPAGLAVLIFLAACGSQPSQQEKAEAQANTPADTVATATTGVDLPAPYATKSTTKRSKVIGWPAGKVPTVPTGFRVTEYASNLESPRNTYVLPNGDVLVAESNTVPSDAKEKAAAALKLDPSKSLRLTSANRITLLRDTNKDGKPEVREVFLKDQEQPFGMLLLGAHFYVANTNGVWRYPYTTGQTAISGPGEKILELPKGGYNNHWTRNLLASADGRKIYVSVGSASNVAEHGIKEEERRANILEINPDGSGERIYASGLRNPVGMDWAPGTTTLWTAVNERDELGDELVPDYLTSVREGGFYGWPYAYFGRHEDPRRKGERPDLVAKTLVPEVALGPHTASLGLAFYDQKGFPAKYQNGAFIGQHGSWNRAAFSGYKVVFVPFRNGKPSGPMEDFVTGFIANEAEKEVYGRPVGITVLPDGALLVADDAAGKLWRITAEG, from the coding sequence ATGTCGAACCACCTCTTCTCTTTGCGCGCACCGGCTGGCCTAGCCGTGCTGATATTTCTGGCCGCCTGCGGCTCTCAGCCCAGCCAGCAGGAAAAGGCCGAAGCCCAGGCCAATACCCCCGCCGATACCGTAGCTACAGCCACCACCGGGGTGGATTTACCGGCGCCCTATGCTACCAAGTCTACCACCAAGCGCAGTAAGGTGATTGGCTGGCCGGCGGGCAAGGTTCCCACGGTGCCGACAGGCTTCCGCGTGACGGAATATGCCAGCAACCTCGAAAGCCCCCGCAACACCTACGTGCTGCCCAACGGTGACGTGCTGGTGGCGGAATCTAACACTGTCCCCTCAGATGCCAAGGAAAAAGCCGCCGCTGCCCTTAAGCTTGACCCATCCAAGTCGCTGCGCCTAACGAGTGCCAACCGCATTACGCTGCTGCGCGACACCAACAAAGACGGCAAACCCGAGGTGCGGGAAGTATTTCTGAAAGATCAGGAGCAGCCTTTTGGCATGCTGCTGCTGGGCGCCCACTTTTACGTGGCCAATACCAACGGCGTGTGGCGCTACCCCTACACGACCGGGCAGACCGCTATCAGCGGCCCGGGCGAGAAAATCCTGGAACTGCCCAAAGGCGGCTACAACAACCACTGGACGCGCAACCTGCTGGCTTCAGCCGATGGGCGAAAAATCTACGTGAGCGTGGGCTCTGCCTCCAATGTGGCGGAGCACGGAATCAAGGAAGAAGAGCGGCGCGCCAACATACTGGAAATAAACCCCGACGGCTCGGGCGAGCGGATCTACGCCAGCGGCCTGCGTAACCCCGTAGGTATGGACTGGGCTCCCGGTACCACTACCCTCTGGACGGCCGTGAATGAGCGCGACGAGCTGGGCGACGAGCTGGTGCCCGACTACCTGACGAGTGTGCGCGAAGGTGGGTTTTATGGCTGGCCCTACGCCTACTTTGGCCGGCACGAAGACCCCCGCCGCAAAGGCGAGCGGCCCGACCTGGTAGCCAAAACCCTGGTGCCGGAGGTAGCGCTGGGCCCGCACACGGCTTCGCTGGGTCTGGCTTTTTACGACCAGAAGGGTTTTCCTGCCAAATACCAGAACGGTGCGTTCATCGGGCAGCATGGCTCCTGGAACCGCGCGGCCTTCTCGGGCTACAAAGTGGTGTTCGTGCCATTCCGCAACGGCAAGCCCAGCGGCCCGATGGAAGACTTCGTAACGGGTTTCATTGCCAACGAAGCCGAAAAGGAAGTGTACGGCCGCCCCGTGGGCATCACCGTGCTGCCGGATGGTGCCCTGCTCGTCGCCGATGATGCTGCCGGCAAGCTCTGGCGCATCACGGCCGAAGGGTAG
- a CDS encoding tetratricopeptide repeat protein gives MNENFEDRDEVLDIVRRFEEMMASNEPVFFDLADFENIIDHYTTHTQYDQALQACEAAIALYPFSTELLIDRSQVLAMKGEYTAAADQIENVALLDPDNPDVAVTRGIIATQKGEFAEAVAFFLSAVERFPERDDIHFNLGLAYQSWQKYKSAARHYKQSLRINSDNDVAVQELLYCLEVSDRLEKNLEFFRRFTDDDPYSAIAWYNLGQAYFRAGKFDEAISSFDYALLIDAKFYEAHGYLASTYVSLERYRKAIEEFELSYPEGEPTPEALCNIGECHEKLAEWDLARRFYQKSIDLDNTMDEAWFGIGIVLIAQNRAFEAIHFFRKAVTLYDESLEYWMALAAAEYQVGNIVSALEAYDKATQVAPDSKDAWLNWSIILYEQGNFDGAVDLMRNALEIQPAEAELQYRLCAYLLAAGRYREAYETLENALVLDFDKHRLLFDYFPELESQKALARLIDQYRK, from the coding sequence ATGAATGAGAATTTTGAGGACCGGGACGAAGTGCTGGACATCGTGCGCCGTTTTGAGGAAATGATGGCCAGCAACGAGCCGGTGTTTTTCGACCTGGCCGACTTTGAGAATATCATCGACCACTATACTACCCACACCCAGTACGACCAGGCTCTGCAGGCCTGCGAGGCGGCTATTGCCCTGTACCCATTCAGCACCGAGCTGCTCATTGACCGCTCCCAGGTGCTGGCCATGAAAGGCGAGTACACCGCCGCCGCCGACCAGATTGAGAACGTGGCCCTGCTCGACCCTGACAATCCTGACGTAGCCGTGACGCGCGGCATCATTGCCACCCAGAAGGGCGAATTTGCCGAGGCCGTGGCCTTCTTCCTGAGCGCCGTGGAGCGCTTCCCCGAGCGCGACGACATCCACTTCAACCTGGGCCTGGCTTACCAGAGCTGGCAGAAGTACAAAAGCGCCGCCCGCCACTACAAGCAAAGCCTGCGCATCAACTCCGACAACGACGTGGCCGTGCAGGAGCTGCTGTACTGCCTGGAAGTAAGCGACCGGCTCGAGAAGAACCTGGAGTTTTTCCGCCGCTTCACCGACGACGACCCGTATTCGGCCATTGCCTGGTACAACCTGGGGCAGGCGTATTTCCGCGCTGGCAAGTTCGACGAGGCCATCAGCTCCTTCGACTATGCCCTGTTGATTGACGCCAAGTTCTACGAGGCGCATGGCTACCTGGCCAGCACTTACGTGAGCCTGGAGCGATACCGCAAGGCCATTGAGGAGTTTGAGCTCAGCTACCCCGAAGGCGAGCCCACGCCCGAGGCGCTCTGCAACATTGGCGAGTGCCACGAGAAACTAGCCGAGTGGGATCTGGCCCGCCGCTTCTACCAGAAGTCCATCGACCTCGACAACACGATGGATGAGGCCTGGTTTGGCATCGGCATTGTGCTCATTGCCCAGAACCGGGCCTTCGAGGCCATCCATTTCTTTCGCAAGGCCGTGACGCTCTACGACGAAAGCCTGGAATACTGGATGGCCCTGGCCGCCGCCGAGTACCAGGTGGGCAACATCGTGAGTGCCTTGGAAGCTTACGACAAAGCCACCCAGGTGGCCCCCGACAGCAAGGACGCCTGGCTGAACTGGAGCATCATTCTCTACGAGCAGGGCAATTTCGACGGGGCCGTGGACCTGATGCGCAACGCCCTGGAGATTCAGCCGGCCGAGGCCGAGCTGCAGTACCGCCTGTGTGCCTACCTGCTGGCGGCCGGGCGCTACCGCGAGGCCTACGAAACCCTGGAAAATGCCTTAGTCCTGGACTTCGACAAGCACCGCCTGCTGTTCGACTACTTTCCTGAGCTGGAATCCCAGAAGGCCCTGGCCCGCCTCATCGACCAGTACCGGAAATAG
- a CDS encoding NAD-dependent epimerase/dehydratase family protein has translation MIFVTGGSGLIGSFLIPALVARGEQVRALYRQQVPVLSSAEQVEWLQGDLLDPLLLRQALEGVTHVFHCAGLVSYAPQDEDALLQINVEGTANLVDACLERPGLRLCHVSSVAALGSGAASEETLNTLPLVVTEDAKWDLGAAHAAYATSKYLGELEVWRGVSEGLAAVIVNPSVILGPADWTRSSTRLLRYAYQEHRFYTPGTINVVDVRDVVSQMLRLGLELPVRGERYILSAEAVPLRELLAQAARCFGKRPPTTAVPNWAAEVIWRLEHARGVLTGSRPLITKDTARAGRQPLVYEAGKVQRATGLSFRPVADTIAWCCAELRRNVVASGAVVVS, from the coding sequence ATGATTTTCGTTACCGGCGGCAGCGGCCTGATTGGCTCTTTCCTGATTCCGGCTCTGGTAGCCCGGGGCGAGCAGGTACGGGCCCTGTACCGGCAGCAGGTTCCGGTCTTGTCATCCGCCGAGCAGGTGGAGTGGCTGCAGGGTGACCTGCTCGACCCGCTGCTGCTGCGGCAGGCGCTGGAGGGCGTCACGCACGTGTTTCACTGCGCCGGGCTGGTTTCCTACGCCCCGCAGGACGAAGATGCCCTGCTGCAAATTAACGTGGAAGGCACCGCCAACCTGGTCGATGCCTGCCTGGAGCGCCCCGGCCTCCGGCTGTGTCACGTGTCGTCGGTGGCGGCGCTGGGCAGCGGGGCGGCTTCGGAAGAAACGCTCAATACGCTTCCGCTGGTGGTGACGGAAGACGCCAAGTGGGACCTGGGCGCTGCCCACGCCGCCTATGCGACTTCCAAATACCTGGGCGAGCTGGAAGTGTGGCGGGGCGTATCGGAGGGGCTGGCCGCCGTCATCGTGAACCCCTCGGTGATACTGGGCCCGGCCGACTGGACGCGCAGCAGCACCCGGCTTTTGCGCTATGCCTACCAGGAGCACCGCTTCTACACGCCCGGCACCATCAACGTGGTGGACGTGCGCGACGTGGTGTCCCAGATGTTACGGCTGGGGCTGGAGCTGCCGGTGCGCGGGGAGCGGTACATCCTCAGCGCCGAAGCCGTACCTTTGCGGGAGCTGCTGGCGCAGGCGGCCCGCTGCTTTGGCAAAAGGCCTCCCACCACGGCCGTGCCCAACTGGGCCGCCGAGGTTATCTGGCGCCTGGAGCACGCGCGCGGCGTACTTACGGGCAGCCGCCCGCTCATCACCAAAGACACGGCCCGCGCCGGCCGCCAGCCGCTGGTGTACGAGGCCGGCAAAGTGCAGCGCGCTACCGGGCTGAGCTTTCGACCCGTAGCCGATACCATTGCATGGTGCTGCGCGGAATTACGGCGGAACGTAGTGGCCTCCGGTGCGGTTGTTGTATCTTAG
- a CDS encoding shikimate dehydrogenase: protein MPTYGLLGRTLTHSFSQTYFTQKFQSLQLADHHYELFELPFIDELPALLERHPELRGLNVTIPYKENVWTFLHDTAPTAARVGAVNVIEFRPDGRLIGHNTDMIGFRESVRDFLPRGFEGRALVLGNGGAAKAVEVALRDLNIGYWIVSRHPLGAGLTYEELTPELLRGHQLIINTTPVGTYPNVDDCPALPYEALTPEHFLYDLVYNPRETEFMKRGQAQGAATKNGFEMLCLQAEAAWDIWRK from the coding sequence ATGCCTACCTACGGATTGTTGGGGCGCACCCTGACGCACTCGTTCTCCCAGACGTACTTCACCCAGAAGTTTCAGAGCCTGCAGCTGGCGGATCATCACTACGAGCTGTTTGAGCTGCCATTCATCGACGAGCTGCCGGCGCTGCTGGAGCGCCACCCCGAGCTGCGCGGCCTCAACGTGACGATTCCCTACAAGGAAAACGTGTGGACGTTCCTGCACGATACGGCGCCCACGGCCGCCCGCGTAGGGGCCGTCAACGTTATCGAGTTTCGCCCCGACGGCCGGCTGATCGGCCATAACACCGACATGATTGGCTTCCGGGAGTCGGTGCGAGACTTTCTGCCTCGGGGCTTCGAAGGCCGGGCGCTGGTGCTGGGCAACGGGGGAGCCGCCAAAGCCGTGGAAGTAGCCCTGCGCGACCTGAATATTGGCTACTGGATTGTGTCGCGCCACCCGCTCGGCGCGGGCCTCACCTATGAGGAGCTTACGCCGGAGCTGCTGCGCGGTCATCAGCTCATCATCAACACCACGCCCGTGGGCACTTACCCCAACGTAGATGACTGCCCGGCTCTGCCCTACGAAGCCCTCACCCCCGAGCACTTTCTCTACGACCTGGTGTACAACCCCCGCGAAACCGAGTTTATGAAGCGGGGCCAGGCCCAGGGCGCAGCCACCAAAAACGGCTTCGAAATGCTCTGCCTGCAAGCCGAAGCTGCCTGGGACATCTGGAGGAAGTGA